Proteins encoded in a region of the Synechococcus sp. BIOS-U3-1 genome:
- a CDS encoding CocE/NonD family hydrolase, protein MDSTARKFADTSLITSDGVELVSRVWRPSGHGPWPALLMRQPYGKSIASTVTLPHPDWWCSHGFVVVVQDVRGQGDSGGRFQGFSQEALDTADTLTWLRNRPEVNGRIGMYGFSYQGLTQLLAPSDCPPPDCLAPAMCGLHERDHWSCDGNAHWWHLGLGWGLQLASLQAKKRGDHSAWEEMRRSLEDGSYLREGMPLLERHDPDGMALRWLQQTPEQDSEWIQHSVSQRWLQQPMLLLGGWWDPHLRGVIALAEQARAAGGRPELHIGPATHLQWWTESSALLLNFFQRHLISPSNDSADQESDDEIVVWLWDQVSESWCEPNGLNPASSAPSSQTSSQPPSQQRWYLCSRGLACIEAEEGQILTAAADSAGKVVIVHDPWRPVPAIGGHLSPSAGPCDRASLDRRSDVAVFTGETLKGALLLSGTPKLKLRVCADQPGFDLCVALSRLPLDMNTVQQLSTGMLRVRGQGVQELCERELELQPLHATFEPGDRLRLSIAGAAWPAIAINPGQPGIACRAPSADCRVISIELHLEMAQLWMLPLLAP, encoded by the coding sequence TTGGACTCAACTGCCCGGAAGTTCGCTGATACATCACTGATCACCAGCGACGGCGTTGAGCTCGTCTCACGGGTATGGCGACCCTCCGGACATGGCCCCTGGCCTGCGCTATTGATGCGACAGCCTTACGGCAAGTCCATCGCGTCAACGGTCACGCTTCCTCACCCTGATTGGTGGTGCAGCCATGGCTTTGTCGTCGTCGTGCAAGATGTGCGCGGTCAGGGGGATTCGGGAGGACGCTTCCAAGGCTTCTCGCAGGAAGCGCTCGACACAGCCGACACCTTGACTTGGCTTCGGAATAGGCCAGAGGTCAATGGTCGCATTGGGATGTATGGCTTCTCTTATCAGGGACTAACCCAACTACTGGCGCCTTCAGACTGCCCACCGCCAGATTGTCTGGCACCGGCGATGTGCGGCCTGCATGAACGGGATCACTGGAGCTGCGACGGCAATGCCCACTGGTGGCATCTGGGGTTGGGCTGGGGCCTACAGCTGGCGAGTCTCCAGGCCAAAAAGCGTGGAGATCACTCGGCCTGGGAGGAGATGCGACGCAGCCTGGAGGACGGCAGCTATCTACGAGAAGGCATGCCATTGCTTGAGCGCCATGATCCCGACGGCATGGCCCTGCGCTGGCTGCAGCAAACCCCCGAACAGGACAGCGAGTGGATTCAACATTCCGTTTCGCAGCGATGGCTGCAGCAACCCATGCTGTTATTGGGGGGATGGTGGGATCCCCATCTCCGCGGCGTGATTGCTCTTGCGGAACAAGCCAGGGCGGCTGGAGGCCGGCCTGAACTCCACATCGGCCCTGCGACCCATCTGCAGTGGTGGACAGAAAGCAGCGCACTTCTGTTGAACTTCTTTCAGCGGCATCTGATCTCACCCTCCAACGACTCCGCAGACCAAGAAAGCGACGATGAAATCGTTGTTTGGCTGTGGGACCAGGTCAGCGAAAGCTGGTGCGAACCGAACGGTCTCAACCCAGCATCGAGCGCACCCTCATCTCAGACTTCATCACAACCGCCATCTCAGCAGCGCTGGTATTTGTGCAGTCGAGGCCTCGCCTGCATTGAGGCAGAAGAAGGTCAGATCCTTACTGCGGCTGCTGATTCTGCTGGCAAGGTGGTGATCGTGCATGACCCATGGCGGCCTGTGCCCGCTATCGGCGGGCATCTCAGCCCCAGTGCCGGGCCGTGCGATCGAGCATCCCTTGATCGCCGCAGCGATGTCGCGGTATTTACCGGTGAAACCCTGAAAGGCGCCCTGCTTCTGAGTGGCACGCCGAAACTGAAACTGCGCGTCTGCGCTGACCAGCCTGGATTCGATCTGTGCGTAGCGCTGTCGCGATTGCCTCTGGATATGAACACAGTGCAACAGCTCTCAACGGGGATGCTGCGAGTCCGCGGGCAAGGAGTCCAGGAGCTCTGCGAACGAGAGCTGGAACTTCAGCCACTACACGCCACGTTCGAGCCCGGTGACCGGCTGCGCCTGTCGATCGCAGGAGCAGCCTGGCCAGCCATTGCCATCAATCCTGGACAGCCGGGGATTGCCTGTAGGGCACCCAGCGCTGATTGCCGCGTGATCAGTATTGAGTTGCATCTTGAGATGGCTCAGTTGTGGATGCTGCCTCTGCTGGCGCCCTAA
- a CDS encoding DUF4332 domain-containing protein produces MRPEDPLQELPQGLRDELKQLLASGITTWGQLQALDERRISRLASSGRASARNLRRLQAMANLACSLDLAPQDAALLMHAGLATVTAIAGSSPQELLTRTGRLERQLRSGRPPVVDLALARRWILRAKERQNTN; encoded by the coding sequence ATGAGACCCGAGGATCCTCTACAGGAGCTGCCCCAGGGCCTGCGCGACGAACTGAAACAGCTGCTTGCCTCCGGCATTACGACCTGGGGGCAGCTTCAGGCTCTCGATGAACGACGGATCAGTCGACTGGCTTCCAGCGGGCGAGCATCAGCACGCAACCTCAGGCGCTTGCAAGCAATGGCCAATCTCGCCTGCTCGTTGGACCTGGCGCCTCAGGATGCTGCTCTGCTGATGCATGCAGGACTGGCCACCGTGACAGCAATCGCTGGGTCTTCCCCTCAGGAGCTACTCACCCGGACCGGTCGGCTTGAACGTCAGTTGCGAAGCGGACGTCCACCCGTTGTGGATCTGGCATTGGCCCGTCGCTGGATCCTCCGAGCCAAGGAGAGGCAAAACACGAACTGA
- a CDS encoding DUF3887 domain-containing protein yields the protein MATCTVEMIPAANVRAEVRVAQALNAPRTNLTTNQAKSAASELLQSIQTKDAQRIFKLLASPLQAATSVEAISQRLQSAPIIESYRVVAINQGLDDTTVETVAVTNSGTRELPLLLVLDDDGQLLAWKWVETMLPIEQTALNFVKDLDAGRWIAARYYLDLDFQREISPADLKRKWSKLERVLGGVKSIKSALAASSSNEQQLVLVTIEFGNMTDNLFVIFNRQGQIINVDFSADLV from the coding sequence ATGGCCACCTGCACTGTGGAGATGATCCCTGCGGCAAACGTCCGAGCAGAGGTGAGGGTTGCACAGGCCCTCAATGCTCCGCGGACCAATCTCACCACAAACCAAGCCAAATCGGCAGCCAGCGAACTGCTCCAATCGATCCAAACGAAGGATGCGCAGAGGATCTTCAAACTGTTGGCGTCGCCCCTGCAAGCAGCCACCAGCGTGGAGGCCATCAGCCAGCGACTACAAAGCGCACCCATCATCGAGTCCTACCGAGTCGTCGCGATCAATCAAGGTCTTGACGACACGACCGTTGAAACGGTGGCTGTTACCAATAGCGGCACCCGTGAGCTGCCACTTCTACTGGTGCTCGATGACGACGGTCAGCTGCTGGCGTGGAAGTGGGTCGAGACGATGCTCCCCATCGAGCAGACCGCATTGAACTTTGTAAAAGATCTGGATGCCGGTCGTTGGATCGCAGCGCGGTACTACCTGGACCTCGACTTTCAAAGAGAGATCTCCCCAGCCGACCTCAAGCGCAAGTGGTCGAAGCTGGAGCGGGTTCTCGGGGGAGTGAAGAGCATCAAAAGTGCGCTTGCAGCCTCGAGTAGCAATGAGCAGCAACTGGTGCTGGTCACGATCGAATTCGGCAACATGACCGACAACCTGTTCGTGATCTTCAACCGCCAGGGGCAGATCATCAACGTCGACTTCTCAGCAGATCTGGTCTGA